In Phyllobacterium zundukense, the following are encoded in one genomic region:
- a CDS encoding cyclophilin-like fold protein: MSVSETLSAPGAPGFSPLRRSILGAILVTATMPWLAFAQQKNDPASQEPTDMKIRMMFNGQSLTATLYDNPSARDFTSMLPLELTIENYAGNEKIAYLPRKLTEDASGPFGNEAPGDLCYFSPWGNLAMFYAGYSYSGGLIRLGRFDDFEPLLVRGTFPLTIERIV; the protein is encoded by the coding sequence ATGTCAGTAAGCGAAACCTTGTCTGCGCCCGGTGCGCCCGGTTTTTCTCCGCTCCGCCGCTCTATCCTTGGAGCGATACTGGTCACCGCCACCATGCCCTGGCTGGCGTTCGCCCAACAAAAAAACGATCCGGCAAGTCAGGAGCCAACCGACATGAAAATTCGAATGATGTTCAACGGTCAGAGCCTGACGGCAACGCTTTACGACAACCCGTCGGCGCGCGATTTCACATCCATGCTACCCCTAGAACTGACCATCGAAAATTATGCCGGCAACGAGAAGATCGCTTATCTCCCCCGTAAGCTGACGGAGGACGCGAGTGGTCCATTCGGCAACGAGGCGCCAGGCGACCTCTGCTACTTCTCGCCGTGGGGCAATCTCGCGATGTTCTACGCCGGCTACAGCTATTCCGGTGGGCTGATCCGGCTCGGCCGCTTCGACGATTTCGAGCCGTTGCTTGTGCGCGGGACGTTTCCCCTGACCATCGAACGGATCGTCTGA
- a CDS encoding MFS transporter — protein MTHATAVATTESAPDSASWSAVLALSLCVATLIASEFMPVSLLTPIASDLYLTEGQAGQAIAISGIFAVATSLFVAAFTSKLDRRQLLLWLTALMLISGVVTAFAPNYAVLMAGRAFVGVVIGGFWSMSAATVMRLVPAADVPRGLAILNGGNALAATIAAPLGSFLGQYIGWRGAFFSVVPLAAITFVWLLATLPSMPSRTRANPLASFQVLRRPGVPIGMAAAALFFIGQFALFTYLRPFLETVTLVNVSGLSLLLLAMGVSGLLGTLLIGSVLRTRLYQALIAMPVMMAALAIGLVVFGSSLGTTAGLLALWGLIGTAAPVGWWSWLSEALPDDAEAGGGLMVAVVQLAITAGAASGGLLFDNGGYQIAFGFGAIVLFTCAIAAVVLARHDRSRAATPTSSREHLS, from the coding sequence ATGACCCACGCAACCGCGGTAGCGACTACCGAAAGCGCCCCAGACTCGGCGTCATGGAGCGCTGTCCTCGCCCTTAGCTTGTGCGTTGCGACGCTCATCGCTTCGGAATTCATGCCCGTCAGCTTGCTGACGCCAATCGCCTCCGACCTGTATCTGACCGAAGGTCAGGCGGGGCAGGCCATCGCGATCTCCGGTATATTCGCGGTCGCCACCAGCCTCTTCGTCGCGGCATTCACGTCGAAGCTTGACCGGCGACAATTGTTGTTGTGGCTCACAGCTTTGATGCTCATTTCGGGCGTCGTGACCGCGTTCGCGCCCAACTATGCGGTCCTGATGGCGGGGCGTGCCTTTGTCGGCGTCGTAATCGGCGGCTTCTGGTCGATGTCAGCGGCGACAGTCATGCGCCTCGTGCCGGCTGCAGACGTGCCCCGTGGCCTCGCGATCCTCAACGGCGGCAATGCACTGGCAGCAACGATTGCTGCGCCGCTCGGCAGTTTCCTTGGACAGTATATCGGTTGGCGCGGCGCCTTCTTCAGCGTGGTGCCGCTCGCTGCGATCACCTTTGTGTGGCTCCTCGCAACGTTGCCGTCCATGCCCAGCCGGACCCGTGCGAACCCGCTGGCGTCGTTTCAAGTCCTACGCCGACCAGGCGTGCCGATCGGCATGGCGGCCGCCGCACTTTTCTTCATAGGCCAGTTCGCGCTCTTCACCTACCTGCGGCCATTCCTGGAAACCGTGACGCTCGTCAATGTTTCCGGCTTATCGCTCCTGTTGTTGGCAATGGGCGTCTCCGGTTTGCTTGGAACCCTCCTTATCGGCTCTGTCCTGCGTACGCGCCTCTACCAAGCGTTGATCGCCATGCCTGTGATGATGGCGGCGCTCGCGATTGGCCTGGTCGTATTCGGATCGTCGTTAGGTACCACTGCCGGGTTGCTGGCGCTTTGGGGCCTGATCGGCACCGCCGCGCCAGTCGGCTGGTGGAGCTGGTTGAGCGAAGCACTGCCGGACGATGCAGAAGCGGGAGGAGGCCTGATGGTGGCTGTCGTGCAACTCGCCATCACAGCCGGCGCAGCCTCCGGCGGTCTGCTGTTCGACAATGGCGGTTATCAGATCGCATTCGGATTCGGCGCGATCGTGCTTTTCACCTGCGCTATCGCGGCTGTGGTGCTGGCGCGTCACGACAGATCACGCGCGGCCACGCCAACGTCTTCAAGGGAGCATCTATCATGA
- a CDS encoding alpha/beta hydrolase, with the protein MKELALGLALMLGSVSGLAIGASPALAQDMSNGADNFYRSDRVVVEKITFENKFGMKVVGNLFTPQGLDRSAQTPAIVVGHPMGATKEQSANLYATKLAEQGFVTLSFDLSFWGESEGQPRNTVAPEIYADDFSAAVDFLSTQPFVNKDNIGVLGICGSGSFALSAAQIDPRMKAIATVSMYDMGAANRDGLRKGVSVEQRKEMLKVAAQQRLAEYQGAEIKLTGGTVDELKADSNAIEREFYDFYRTPRGEFTPKGQTPLQTTHPTLSSNAAFMNFYPFAQIETISPRPLLFIAGEQAHSIEFSENAYERASEPKELVIIPGAGHVDLYDRVNLIPFDKLTAFFRGNLSS; encoded by the coding sequence ATGAAGGAATTGGCTTTGGGGCTCGCACTTATGCTCGGATCGGTATCCGGCTTAGCGATCGGCGCTTCCCCCGCGCTCGCCCAGGACATGTCCAACGGCGCTGACAACTTTTACAGGAGCGACCGCGTGGTGGTCGAAAAGATCACCTTTGAGAATAAGTTCGGCATGAAGGTCGTCGGCAATCTGTTCACGCCCCAGGGCCTCGACAGGAGCGCCCAGACTCCGGCGATCGTTGTAGGCCACCCGATGGGCGCCACGAAGGAGCAGAGCGCCAACCTCTATGCGACCAAGCTGGCAGAGCAGGGCTTTGTTACGCTGTCGTTCGATCTCTCCTTCTGGGGCGAGAGCGAGGGCCAACCGCGCAATACCGTCGCCCCCGAAATCTATGCGGATGATTTCAGCGCAGCCGTCGACTTCCTGAGCACGCAGCCCTTCGTCAACAAGGACAATATCGGCGTGCTCGGCATTTGCGGGAGCGGCAGCTTCGCCCTCAGCGCAGCGCAGATCGATCCGCGCATGAAAGCGATCGCCACCGTCAGCATGTATGACATGGGTGCCGCCAATCGCGACGGCCTTCGGAAGGGCGTGTCGGTCGAACAGCGAAAGGAAATGCTGAAGGTCGCCGCACAGCAGCGCCTCGCAGAGTACCAGGGCGCCGAAATCAAACTGACCGGCGGTACGGTTGATGAACTGAAGGCAGACTCCAATGCGATCGAGCGTGAGTTCTACGATTTTTATCGCACGCCGCGCGGGGAGTTCACGCCGAAAGGACAGACGCCGCTCCAGACCACGCATCCGACCCTGAGCAGCAACGCCGCTTTCATGAACTTCTATCCGTTCGCCCAGATCGAGACGATCTCGCCGCGTCCGTTGCTGTTCATCGCCGGCGAGCAGGCTCACTCGATCGAGTTCAGCGAAAACGCCTACGAGCGTGCTTCTGAACCGAAGGAGCTCGTGATCATCCCGGGTGCCGGTCACGTCGATCTCTATGACCGTGTCAACCTGATCCCGTTCGACAAGCTGACCGCCTTCTTCCGGGGGAACCTGAGCTCCTAA
- a CDS encoding LysR substrate-binding domain-containing protein, with translation MVRENVSDLMAFIAVAQEGSFTRAAVRLGVSQPALSKTIRTLEERLGLRLLSRTTRSVAPTEAGERLLRSIEPHFAGIEGSLSALTELRDKPSGIVRITATQHAADTVMWPRLAKVMLNYPDITVELVSDEGLANIVSERFDAGVRVGEYVEKDMIAVRIGPPMRQAIVASPGYFKERPAPKHPEELTGHRCINLRRVTRGGYFPWEFEKRGREINVRVEGQLAVTSLELARRAALDGLGVAYLPDDMVQDDLTKKRLVRVLEDWCEPFPGYHLYYPSSRQHAPAFAVVLEALRFRG, from the coding sequence ATGGTCCGAGAGAACGTCAGCGATCTGATGGCCTTCATCGCTGTCGCACAGGAAGGCAGTTTCACACGGGCGGCAGTCCGGCTAGGCGTCTCCCAACCGGCCCTCAGCAAGACAATCAGGACGCTGGAAGAGCGGCTTGGCTTGCGTCTGCTCAGTCGCACCACCCGAAGTGTGGCGCCCACAGAAGCCGGAGAGCGTCTGCTTCGGAGCATCGAGCCGCATTTCGCGGGTATCGAAGGCAGCCTGTCCGCGCTGACCGAGCTAAGGGACAAGCCGTCCGGCATCGTTCGGATCACGGCAACGCAACATGCGGCGGATACGGTGATGTGGCCGCGCTTGGCCAAGGTCATGCTTAACTATCCCGACATCACGGTCGAGTTGGTCTCTGACGAGGGCCTAGCAAACATTGTGAGCGAGCGTTTCGATGCCGGTGTTCGCGTGGGCGAGTACGTCGAGAAGGACATGATTGCCGTTCGGATCGGTCCCCCGATGCGCCAGGCCATTGTTGCATCACCGGGTTATTTCAAAGAGCGGCCAGCGCCCAAGCATCCTGAAGAGCTAACCGGCCACCGCTGCATCAACTTGCGCCGTGTAACGCGCGGCGGATATTTCCCGTGGGAGTTCGAAAAGCGCGGACGCGAAATCAACGTCCGTGTCGAGGGCCAACTGGCGGTGACCAGTCTTGAGCTTGCAAGGCGCGCTGCTCTGGATGGTTTGGGCGTGGCATATCTGCCCGATGATATGGTGCAGGATGACCTGACAAAGAAACGGCTGGTGCGAGTGCTGGAGGATTGGTGCGAACCGTTCCCCGGCTATCACCTGTACTATCCGAGCAGCAGGCAGCACGCTCCCGCCTTCGCAGTCGTGCTTGAGGCACTTCGCTTCCGCGGCTGA
- a CDS encoding DUF5996 family protein, translated as MNERIQERWPDIPYGPWRSTCSALHLYIQIIGKYRLARSPWVNHSWHATLYTDARGFTTGLVPDGPGGIELSLDLINHEVVGRATDGRIARFSLEPMSVAFFHGRALDLIRTLGGTPEFHGRPNEIPGAIPFAEDRMERPYDANAVTRFFRACVAVTNVLQIFRTAYLGKVSPVHLFWGSFDIAVTRFSGRHAPSHPGGIPALPDEITREAYSHEVSSAGFWPGGGAIDFPAFYSYAYPMPTGFAAARISPEAAYYDENLGEFLLPYDAVRLANNPEDMLMTFLESTYRAAAEVGDWDRAALECKVGKPRQPRPM; from the coding sequence ATGAATGAACGTATCCAGGAAAGGTGGCCGGATATACCGTACGGTCCTTGGCGCAGTACGTGTTCCGCGCTGCATCTTTATATTCAGATCATAGGGAAATATCGACTCGCCCGCTCACCGTGGGTGAACCATTCCTGGCATGCGACCCTTTACACTGACGCTCGCGGTTTCACGACCGGCCTAGTGCCAGATGGACCGGGCGGGATCGAATTGAGCCTCGATCTGATCAACCATGAGGTGGTCGGACGAGCAACCGATGGACGCATTGCCCGGTTCTCGCTTGAGCCGATGTCGGTCGCCTTCTTTCATGGGCGCGCGTTGGATCTCATTCGTACTCTCGGTGGGACGCCGGAGTTCCATGGCAGGCCGAACGAGATTCCGGGGGCTATTCCGTTCGCCGAAGACAGGATGGAACGCCCCTACGATGCCAATGCTGTGACACGGTTCTTCAGGGCGTGTGTGGCAGTGACGAACGTGCTCCAGATCTTCCGTACGGCGTATCTTGGCAAGGTGAGCCCGGTGCATCTCTTCTGGGGAAGTTTTGACATTGCCGTGACACGCTTCTCCGGTCGACACGCGCCCTCACATCCAGGTGGTATTCCGGCCCTGCCTGACGAGATCACCCGCGAGGCCTACAGCCACGAAGTCTCGTCAGCTGGCTTCTGGCCAGGTGGGGGTGCAATCGACTTTCCCGCATTCTATTCCTATGCATACCCGATGCCGACCGGTTTTGCAGCTGCTAGAATTTCTCCTGAAGCCGCATATTACGATGAAAACCTCGGAGAATTTCTGCTGCCCTATGATGCGGTCCGGCTTGCCAACAATCCAGAAGACATGCTCATGACCTTTTTGGAAAGCACGTATCGCGCCGCTGCTGAAGTTGGTGATTGGGACAGGGCTGCGCTCGAGTGCAAGGTTGGGAAACCTCGACAACCTCGGCCCATGTGA
- a CDS encoding class I SAM-dependent methyltransferase, which produces MYDQSKLSELIRFARIDAGATVIDVYPGAGDWTRLFSDVVGPEGRVTSFVPAEVAHFKNDPVGLMRTIAQEPGRENVEAVSADLVAMPEITQPADVLWLHLFYHDLHTALMQARGATAANFNRAVYERLKPGGFYVIVDHAAAGAGTGDAQSLHRIDPASVREEVEAAGFVLDAESTLLANRNDPHAIKVFDPLIKGETDRFAYRFVKP; this is translated from the coding sequence ATGTACGACCAATCCAAACTATCCGAGTTGATCCGGTTCGCACGCATTGATGCGGGTGCCACCGTCATCGACGTTTATCCAGGCGCCGGCGACTGGACGCGCCTGTTCTCCGACGTCGTTGGACCCGAAGGTCGAGTCACCAGCTTCGTGCCGGCCGAAGTCGCGCACTTCAAGAACGATCCGGTCGGCCTCATGCGAACTATCGCGCAAGAGCCAGGCCGGGAAAACGTCGAAGCCGTCTCAGCGGACCTCGTGGCAATGCCGGAGATCACGCAGCCAGCGGATGTCCTGTGGCTGCACCTGTTCTACCACGATCTCCACACCGCGCTGATGCAGGCCAGGGGCGCGACGGCGGCTAACTTCAATCGAGCTGTCTACGAACGGCTGAAGCCCGGTGGGTTCTACGTCATTGTCGATCACGCCGCCGCCGGAGCCGGCACAGGTGATGCCCAGTCATTGCATCGCATCGACCCTGCCTCCGTGCGCGAGGAGGTGGAGGCTGCCGGCTTCGTACTGGATGCGGAAAGTACCCTGCTCGCTAACAGGAACGATCCACACGCGATCAAGGTCTTCGATCCCTTGATCAAGGGCGAGACCGATCGCTTCGCATATCGGTTCGTGAAGCCCTGA
- a CDS encoding nuclear transport factor 2 family protein — MSIEKNIQTVKDFFAAIGRGDRQALLALVAEDIKWIIPGEDWPLAGTYRGHAGLADLLDTASRSMETSTEPREFVAQGDRVLVVGFASGKVKATNKPFEDDWIFAITVRDGRLTSIQEYIDTQALARAAQMDASGPV, encoded by the coding sequence ATGAGTATTGAAAAAAACATCCAGACCGTGAAGGACTTCTTCGCCGCGATAGGCCGCGGCGACAGACAGGCTCTGTTGGCGCTGGTTGCCGAAGACATCAAGTGGATCATTCCGGGCGAGGACTGGCCGCTGGCCGGCACCTACCGGGGGCACGCGGGACTAGCAGATTTGCTGGATACGGCATCCAGGTCGATGGAAACCTCCACGGAACCCCGGGAGTTTGTCGCACAAGGAGACCGGGTTCTCGTCGTCGGCTTCGCCAGCGGGAAGGTCAAAGCCACGAACAAGCCGTTCGAGGACGACTGGATCTTCGCCATCACGGTCCGGGACGGCAGACTGACCAGCATCCAGGAATACATCGACACGCAAGCGTTGGCACGCGCCGCGCAGATGGACGCGTCCGGGCCCGTATAG
- a CDS encoding NADPH-dependent F420 reductase: protein MSYSIIGFGNIGRALAKAFSRKGIEVSVATTRDPESFAADAAAIGPKVIARTLAEAVKADIIFLAVRFESHPDVAKALPTWQGKTIVDVTNAYGVPPEQLGGQPSSQAVAQAFSGARLVKGFNHLLAATLGQDPAVQGGRRVVFLASDDDDAAAEIGTLAENLGFAPIKLGGLSEGGLLVQARGKSWGHLIFKDLVKFDG, encoded by the coding sequence ATGAGCTACTCAATCATCGGCTTCGGCAATATCGGCCGAGCTCTGGCCAAGGCCTTTTCACGCAAGGGCATCGAAGTATCTGTTGCAACCACGCGGGACCCGGAAAGCTTTGCAGCTGATGCGGCCGCGATCGGGCCCAAGGTCATTGCTAGAACACTAGCGGAAGCCGTCAAGGCGGATATCATCTTCTTGGCAGTCCGTTTCGAGTCGCATCCAGATGTCGCAAAGGCGCTCCCCACCTGGCAGGGGAAGACCATCGTCGATGTGACCAATGCCTACGGCGTGCCCCCTGAGCAACTGGGAGGACAGCCGTCTTCCCAGGCCGTCGCGCAGGCTTTTTCTGGCGCAAGGCTGGTCAAGGGCTTCAACCATCTGCTCGCTGCCACCCTTGGCCAAGATCCGGCCGTGCAGGGCGGCAGGAGAGTCGTGTTCCTGGCGAGCGACGATGACGACGCTGCGGCGGAGATTGGTACGCTCGCGGAAAATCTGGGCTTCGCGCCGATCAAGCTTGGCGGGCTGTCGGAAGGCGGGCTGCTGGTCCAGGCGCGCGGAAAGAGCTGGGGTCATCTGATCTTCAAGGATCTGGTCAAGTTCGACGGATAA
- a CDS encoding SDR family NAD(P)-dependent oxidoreductase, with the protein MKALEGKIAVITGGSSGIGLATAKRFVEEGAKVVIIGRREKALQEAAALIGKNVTTVVGDVSRLEDLDRLYATVKEKHGHIDILFANAGAGTVAPLAAATEAHFDQTFDVNVKGLFFTVQKALPIFKDGGSIILNSSVSNVMGLPAFSAYAASKAAVRSFSRSWTQELKDRNIRVNTMSPGAIETPALATTTGLTAEQAEEAVAQFAAQIPMGRRGKPEEIAAALTFLASDESSYITGIDLAVDGGWAQV; encoded by the coding sequence ATGAAAGCACTCGAAGGTAAAATCGCAGTCATCACGGGCGGAAGCAGCGGGATCGGCTTGGCCACAGCCAAGCGTTTCGTGGAAGAAGGTGCGAAGGTCGTGATCATTGGGCGACGCGAGAAAGCCTTACAAGAGGCCGCGGCGCTTATCGGGAAAAACGTGACAACAGTCGTGGGCGACGTCTCGCGCTTGGAAGATCTGGACCGGCTCTACGCCACCGTGAAGGAGAAACATGGTCACATCGACATTCTCTTCGCAAACGCGGGCGCAGGTACAGTCGCGCCGCTCGCGGCAGCTACTGAGGCCCATTTTGACCAGACCTTCGATGTGAACGTGAAGGGCCTGTTCTTTACGGTGCAGAAGGCCCTTCCCATCTTCAAAGACGGCGGATCGATCATTCTGAACTCTTCGGTCTCGAATGTGATGGGGCTGCCAGCGTTCAGCGCCTACGCAGCAAGCAAGGCGGCTGTTCGCAGCTTCTCGCGGTCTTGGACCCAAGAGCTGAAGGACCGCAATATCCGCGTCAATACGATGAGCCCCGGCGCGATCGAGACTCCCGCCTTGGCGACAACGACCGGCCTCACCGCTGAGCAAGCCGAGGAGGCGGTCGCCCAGTTTGCTGCACAGATCCCAATGGGTCGCAGGGGCAAGCCAGAGGAAATCGCGGCTGCGCTCACGTTCCTTGCCTCCGATGAAAGCTCCTACATCACCGGTATAGATCTCGCCGTCGACGGTGGTTGGGCGCAGGTCTGA
- a CDS encoding SDR family NAD(P)-dependent oxidoreductase encodes MIRLNGKTAVITGGATGIGLAAARRFIEEGAFVFIYGRRQQALDAAVAELGPNARAVKGSVSDEADLDRLYAAVKAERGSLDIVFANAGAGSPLPLGQITAKHIDDTFDTNVKGTIFTVQKALPLMGPGGSIILTGSSAGTTGAPAFTAYSASKAAVRNLARTWAEDLKGTGIRVNVLSPGATATELAKEALGEEGQKAYGAMTPLQRMAAPAEIAAAAAFLASDDSSFMTASEVAVDGGLAQL; translated from the coding sequence ATGATCAGATTGAATGGAAAGACCGCCGTGATCACGGGCGGCGCCACCGGTATCGGCCTCGCCGCTGCAAGGCGCTTCATCGAGGAGGGTGCCTTCGTCTTCATCTACGGCCGTCGGCAGCAAGCACTCGATGCGGCTGTGGCCGAGCTTGGACCCAACGCCCGCGCGGTGAAGGGCTCGGTCTCGGATGAGGCCGATCTGGATCGGCTCTACGCGGCGGTGAAAGCCGAGCGCGGAAGCCTCGACATCGTCTTCGCCAATGCCGGGGCCGGAAGTCCGCTTCCTCTCGGCCAGATCACCGCCAAGCACATCGACGACACTTTCGACACCAACGTGAAGGGCACGATCTTCACGGTCCAGAAGGCGCTACCACTGATGGGCCCGGGCGGTTCGATCATCCTGACGGGATCGAGCGCCGGGACCACCGGCGCCCCGGCATTCACTGCCTACAGCGCCAGCAAGGCAGCCGTGCGCAATCTCGCACGGACCTGGGCGGAGGATCTGAAGGGTACCGGTATCCGGGTCAACGTGCTGTCGCCCGGCGCGACGGCGACCGAACTCGCGAAGGAAGCGCTCGGAGAGGAGGGCCAAAAGGCCTACGGCGCGATGACCCCGCTCCAGCGCATGGCCGCTCCGGCGGAGATCGCGGCCGCGGCCGCCTTCCTCGCGTCGGACGACAGCAGCTTCATGACCGCCAGCGAAGTCGCCGTCGACGGCGGCCTTGCTCAACTCTGA
- a CDS encoding LysR family transcriptional regulator, translated as MIDWDDVRYFLAAARGGSVRAAAKSLGVNHSTVLRRIAQLEEHLGAQMFEKLPSGYRLTAAGEEVLEFANQMEASSHQLETRVFGRDQSVRGLLRVTLPPFLATHLLMPDIADFARLHPDIEMEIVSTGEVVNLTNREADVAIRMVSDRKTLPLNLHGLKGPDLLAGVYMSRDRLAAWRAGAPDPIRPIVIGGQAVPNWVDQGEFRATGVPFRTPDADAQIAAARQGIGMTKLPCFVGDADHLLARVPGIDLKSPATIWLLTQGETRKTKRVRLFTEFISHRLAAYAPLLAGRSISRG; from the coding sequence ATGATCGACTGGGATGACGTTCGCTACTTTCTTGCCGCCGCACGTGGCGGCTCAGTGCGGGCTGCCGCCAAGAGCCTGGGAGTCAACCACTCGACCGTGCTGCGACGCATTGCTCAGCTCGAGGAGCACCTCGGGGCGCAGATGTTCGAAAAGCTGCCTTCGGGCTACCGCCTGACGGCCGCGGGCGAGGAGGTTCTCGAGTTCGCGAACCAGATGGAAGCCTCGTCGCACCAACTGGAGACGCGCGTCTTCGGGCGCGATCAGAGCGTACGCGGGCTTCTACGGGTGACGCTGCCCCCGTTCCTTGCGACACACCTGCTCATGCCGGATATCGCAGATTTTGCGCGTCTGCATCCGGACATCGAGATGGAGATCGTATCGACCGGCGAGGTCGTGAATCTGACCAACCGGGAGGCGGATGTGGCAATCCGGATGGTCTCCGATCGCAAGACCCTGCCGCTCAATCTTCATGGCCTGAAAGGTCCGGATCTGCTCGCGGGTGTTTATATGTCCCGCGATAGACTGGCCGCGTGGCGTGCGGGTGCGCCGGATCCAATCCGGCCCATCGTCATCGGCGGTCAGGCTGTTCCGAACTGGGTCGACCAAGGGGAGTTTCGCGCCACAGGGGTTCCGTTCAGGACGCCGGACGCCGACGCGCAGATCGCTGCGGCAAGGCAAGGGATCGGCATGACCAAACTGCCCTGTTTCGTCGGAGATGCCGATCACTTGCTGGCGAGAGTTCCGGGCATCGATCTGAAATCACCTGCGACGATCTGGCTTCTCACGCAGGGGGAGACACGCAAGACGAAGCGCGTGCGGCTTTTCACAGAGTTCATATCCCACCGACTCGCCGCGTACGCTCCGCTCCTCGCCGGGCGGTCCATATCGCGCGGCTGA